The genomic window CAGAAGGGCTTTGAGCAGACCGCGCTGGGCTACAGCGTCACACCGCCGAAGGTCTATGTGAACACTGACGTCTCGGACATGCGGTGTATGCCCTCGTATTTGCCGAAGTACAACCCCCGGTACTGCGGCGTGAAGATCGTCTGCGTGGCGCCCGAGAATGCGAAGATCGGTGTCCCGACGGTCCTGGGCGAATATCTGCTCCGTGACGCGGAGACGCAGCACTTGCTCGCGGTCTTGCAGGCCGAGGAGATGACCGCGTTTCGCACCGGCGCGGCCACGGGCGTGGCGACGGACGCGCTGGCGCGCAGGGACTGCGAGACGCTCGGCCTCGTAGGCGCGGGCAAGCAATCGTATTATCAGGCAAAGGCGATACTTACGGTGCGACCGTCGATTGAGCAGATCAAGCTGGTGGATCTTGTCCCCGAACGAGCACAGGCGTTCAAAGCGCGTCACCAGCAGGAATTCGGGGTTGAGATCGCCGTCGTTGATCTGGAAGCGGCGGTGGATACGGATATCCTGACGACCGTGACGCCGGCGACCGAGCCGTTCGTCTTCACCGAGCAGCTACACCCCGGCATGCACCTCAACGGGGTCGGTGCAGACGCGAAGAGCAAGATCGAGTTCGCTCCGGAGGTATTGAGGCAAGCGCGGATCGTTGTGGACGACTTAGCACAGTGCATCCATTCGGGCGAGGTTTATCAGGGGTTGGAGCAGGGGATCATCACCGAGCAGGATCTGATACCACTGGGCGACGTTCTACTCCAGAGACAGGCGGGACGAACGAGTGCAGAGGATGTTACCTTCTTCAAATCGACCGGCGTGGCGTTCCAGGATCTGATCACGGCGATCCTGGTCTTTGAGCGGCTGATGGCGTGAGAGCATAAGCGGTAACGAATGACGCTCTGAGATTTTACCGGCACCAGATCACTGCAGCATCTGAATACGGGTGAGCAAGGCACACCGTGGTATAAACCGCTGATTTCGCCACCATCCGCTAGAGAGTAGCCAGCACCTCGTGCACCGCTTCGGGGCTCGAAACGACGATCGCGCCGTTCATTTTCAGCGCGTCCACCCGTCTGGTGGCCTCACCGTCGGTAAAATCCCGGTTCGCTATCTGATCGCTCTCGACAAGGATCACGCTCTTACCCAGCCGGGATAGGGCCACTTCCGCCGCTTCGATGTTCTTCAGGTTCCCGAACCCGACGGGGATATTGCAGAGCACAACGGCGTCCGCATGGCGGATCTGGTCAAGCTGTGCCTGAAACGCGGTCTCCGTGATGGGCGAGAATGGCGCTTCTGTGGTTACCGGTATCTGCAACAGCTGCGCTACCTCGTGATCGCTGTCCAGGAGGTTGATCACACCGGCGGTCACGGTGTATCCCTTCTCGGTGAGAAGGTGCATCAGCGCTGTGCCCGCACCGCCACCGCAGATGAGATGGACTGTCTTCCTGAGGTGG from Methanomicrobia archaeon includes these protein-coding regions:
- a CDS encoding ornithine cyclodeaminase family protein (catalyzes the interconversion of alanine and pyruvate), with the protein product MKRLEELDAFLITNDELRATIEAIGWRDFIAEIQKGFEQTALGYSVTPPKVYVNTDVSDMRCMPSYLPKYNPRYCGVKIVCVAPENAKIGVPTVLGEYLLRDAETQHLLAVLQAEEMTAFRTGAATGVATDALARRDCETLGLVGAGKQSYYQAKAILTVRPSIEQIKLVDLVPERAQAFKARHQQEFGVEIAVVDLEAAVDTDILTTVTPATEPFVFTEQLHPGMHLNGVGADAKSKIEFAPEVLRQARIVVDDLAQCIHSGEVYQGLEQGIITEQDLIPLGDVLLQRQAGRTSAEDVTFFKSTGVAFQDLITAILVFERLMA